A stretch of DNA from Verrucomicrobiota bacterium:
AGATCCTGGAGCACAATCCCGATCCGGCTGCTTTTGCCCTCGTCGGTATCCCTTTGCGCGGGCCTGAACTCGCCCGCCGTCTTGCCGATTTGATGATGCAAATCGAAGGGCGCCGCCCGCACGTCGGGGCGGTCGATGTGTCGATGCACCGCGATGACCTGAAGCTGCGCCGGTCGTTGCGAAGCGTTCATCCGACCGAATTGCCGTTCCAGGTCGAAGACCTTACCCTCATCCTGGTGGATGACGTTTTGTTCACCGGCCGGACTTGCCGCGCGGCGATGGATGCGATCTCATCTTTCGGGCGCCCCGCCCGCATCCAGCTTGCCGCCCTGCTGGACCGCGGTCACCGGGAGCTGCCGATCCAGCCCGATTACGTCGGGAAAAGTATACGGACCGCACGCCACGAACTGATCAAGGTCCGGCTGGAAAGTATCGACCACGAGCCTGATTCGGTTCACCTTCAGAAGCCCGCACCGTGAACACTCCGGATTTGGCCCAGGCCGTTGATTGGCGGCGGAAAGATCTCCTGAATATCCGCGAGCTCGAACGGTTTGAAGTCGAAACCATCCTCGACACCGCCTCCGCCTTCAAAACCGTGGGGGTGCGGGACATCAAAAAGGTTCCGGCCCTGCGTGGGAAGACGTTGATCAACTTTTTCGTCGAGCCGAGCACGCGGACCCGCATTTCGTTCGAACTGGCGGCGCTACGCCTCAGCGCTGAC
This window harbors:
- the pyrR gene encoding bifunctional pyr operon transcriptional regulator/uracil phosphoribosyltransferase PyrR codes for the protein MVHTLTILDAGEIARALRRMAGEILEHNPDPAAFALVGIPLRGPELARRLADLMMQIEGRRPHVGAVDVSMHRDDLKLRRSLRSVHPTELPFQVEDLTLILVDDVLFTGRTCRAAMDAISSFGRPARIQLAALLDRGHRELPIQPDYVGKSIRTARHELIKVRLESIDHEPDSVHLQKPAP